CAACGACCGCGTAAAATTGCGTTTCCTCTCCGCTAAGAGCTCGCGTCGGTTTCAAGTcgcgagctcttaacgaataaatactgtacactttttttcaaatattatgtTCAGTGTTCCGAATTCGAAGATACCTCGTTGGATCCCGTTTCCACGAAGCACGTGGAAAATACACGATACAcaagattttgatgtttctcacaATACTCTCGATCCCATCTCTAATGAGGATCTAGTGATGTTTCTTCACAGATAGAACAAAAACGTTTTTGGGTATTAAAGTGACACGTTCTCTGTGTCCTTGCTCCGTTTGCGTATTTATCGCAGATGATCGGCCTTACACTCGAAAAACaacaataggaattactcgagggtCTTAATACCTCTATTCCGTGTGTCCACGAAGACGTCTCGTTTGTTCAATTtcacgaaaagaaacaaaacggaAAACTCATCCGGCACGTACGAggtatcgaaacgaacaaataaaaaaaaagaaaaaaaaagtcgacAAGGAACGTTATCTCTGTTGTTTCGCGTGGTCTCGTCGGGGCTGTTCgaatagaaaacaaaaaaaattacacgtatAAAAAAACAATCTGTGCACGTGTGCACGTGACTAACTCTAGTCACTAAGTCAAGCAATCACTGATCTAAATTCTATACAGAAGGATCTGTTTGTAAACTACCGTGAATTCTTTTGGGATAGGTGATACACAACGTTAATCAATGACGAGGACCAAGCTTTTTGTTCGCAAGCTGTGCCTCCGGAAGTGTTATCAGCTTGTCACACAGGTTCAAGAATGAGAAATTGACGAACGGCGGATGGGGGATTCGCAACGGTTCTGTTTATAgaaaataatgtttttttttttttgtctgttGTGCTCCGTTTGTCTTTTTACACACACACGTGCTTCTGATCACGAGCACGAACTTACATGGACCGGCGCGATGTTCTTTACTCCATTGCGGAGGGCGCCTTGCGGGCCTTCTGTTGCGGCTACACAGGGACATAGAGATTTGAGAATTAGAGATCCTGTATTGCAATACCTCTTGTGCGCGAGGTACGCGGAACTATGTTTCCCAAATTGTGACTCGAGCTACGATTTTTCCTCACTGGGTTTGGAATTGCTATCGTTTTTTGAATTTTCTACAGGTAGAATATTTCTGACCGGGGGATATACCGCAACAGGACGCGGGTGTAGCACGACACGCCTGAAGAGATCCGTTTTCCGAGAAGACGATACGTAAATCGTTTTCCTCGCCACGTTAAACAACTACCGTTCCATTTACTCTCTTTGCAGCATCTCACGAGCTAATTCGGAAATACCAAGTTTCGCAACTTAACGTTTCCTTAATATCTTTCTCGAGTTTCTATCGTACGGTGTTAATAACGAGAAACTTATTCCTACAAAGGATCGGTCTTCTATCTCGACAATATCAATCAAGAGGTTAATGCTTCGTAATACTTCGTTTCCTCGATATTAGATTCTTGAGTCTAACAACTTGCAAATTTGTACTTGCGTTACTAAACCCTTTGCgttgtataaatatacatatatttatatcggAGAGTCTCTAATTAATCAAGTTGGAGAAGTTTCCTTCTGTTTGGTCTCTGTCCCTGTTACTGTTTACACGAGTCCCTTCGTTTCCTAACGGTTATGCGTTGAAAGTATATATTTCCTAACACGGAACGAACTAAAGTTTCCGACGATACAAAGAGAAACGCTATTGAAAGAAATCGGTATTGTACTCGCGAGAAACAACGGTCCAGTGATTCAGCTTACCGCTGGGCTCAGTCCGCGCGCGGCACTTCCTCCACGTCCCTTGGTGCGGAACTTGGTGATCGCCTGTTCAGCTAGATCCGCCCTCTCCTCTGCTTCttcaagttcctgttgcgcttTGCGGAATTTGGCAAGATTCAGAGCAGCTATCTCTTCAGCCTCCTCGATCTGTCTCTTGTACGTCTTAATCTTCTGCTGAAGTTTGTCGACAAGATCTTGCATGCGCTCGTGGTTCTTGCGGTCTTCATCCGCCTGAAATTAACGCAGTTATTATTGCAACTGGGATTACAACTAGATTTGAATCAATGTTCACGCGTTACCAGAAGTTTCGAATTCGAAGAACGGCGAAACAATCGCGTTATAAATCTGTCATAGATTGTATCTGgttttatcgatcgaagaatcggCGAAATCGACTCGTACCTGGAAGCTCAACTCCTTGATACGGCGTTCGGACTTGCGGAGGTTCTTCTGAGCATCAGCGTGTCTCCTTTGTTCTCCATCCAATTCGTTCTCCAGTTCGCGGACGCGTTGTTCAAGTTTCTGGATAGCCTTCTTGCCACCTTTGAGGGCGTTTGCCTCGGCTTCGTCCAGACGCACCTGGAGCTCCTTGATTTGAGTCTCGAGAGCCTTGCGCAGTTTCTCTTGAGTTTGAGCGTGATCTTGCTCGGCTCGGAGTTCGTCGGCCAATCTAGCCGCGTCGACCATTGCcttctttgccttctcttcgGAGTTCTTCGCTTCGTTCAGAAGTTCATCCAGATCAGACTGAAACAATTGATTTTCTTCAAATTCCGTgccttcgaataaaaatatttcggtcAACTTTCTACCGTGAGTAACATTTTTAGAAACTATCGTTAACGAATAATCAAGAACGAACGATCCTGTTGATCGTTGCGTTTCGTACAACACGCCTAAAAGTGACCTAAAAGTAATACTCACGTGGAGGGTCTGGAGTTCAGCTTCGAGTTTCCTCTTGGCAGCGGATATAGAGGCATTCTGAGCACCAAGTTCGTTGAGTTGCTCATGGCAGTCGGCCAATTCTTGTTCTGCCTGGCGACGTCCGCGATCCGCTTGTTCCAGAAGAGTGCGGCTTTCTTCGAGTTCGTTCTGCAGTGCGTTGGCCCGACGTTCTGAGATTCCAAGGAGTTCTCTTGCCTCGTCGCGCGCTCGTTGTTCCTCTTCAAGAGCGGTCTGCACGTCCTTCAGTTGTTGTTGGTATCTCTTGATGTTCTTCTGGGCCTCAGCGTTCGCCTTGTTCGCGTGATCCAGAGCGATTTCCAATTCGTTGATGTCGGCCTCGAGCTTCTTCTTCATGCGCAGCGCCTCAGCTTTGCCCTGGAAATTACGCAACATTCGCGtccaattaaaaattttacgagCTACTAAATTTAACGATTGCGATTTTCGATCATCGAAAATCAGGAGACAACCATTCAACGTGTTCGTTCTCAACCGACCTTGGCTTCTGCTTCGAGGGATGCTTGCATGGAATCGAGAGCACGTTGGTGATTCTTTCTGGTGTTTTCGAATTCTTCCTCTTTCTCCTGGATACGGCGGTCAATCTCCTGTCGAACTTGGCTAAGTTCAAGCTGGCTGCGGAGAACCTTGTTCTCTTCTTGTTCGAGAGCAGCTTCGGCCTCCTCGAGTGCGGCTTGAAGTTCATCCTTCTCAGCCTCCAGGCGCTTCCTGGCCTTCTCGATCTCGTGGATGTTGCGTCCACCCTCGCCGATTTGGTCCAGAAGATCTTTGACTTCGTCGGCAAGGTTCTTGTTTTCGCGGCGTACTGCCTCCAGTTGTTCCTGGCCTTCCTCGTATGCACCTTCATTCGAAAAGCAAACAACGTATTAATCCATGCTACCTTCTATtgaaaccctttgcactcgattaTTCTTCGCTACTAGAAACCAACGCTTCGAAAGAATCCttcgagtcgtaaaattaatccggaacggaacattttcacaTACTTGGCATATATACGTTTACGaaaacgtgatatttaaattccaatttgaattacaAACCACGAACGTTTTCCCGGGTCGGAATCGGTACACCGAACTAGGTAGcgaccgagggtctcctctcgagtccaaagggttaaacgaaCCGATGTTCAACGTTAACGCGACCTCTCGAGTTGAACTTCGAAAGAGACGTTTCGCTGAAAGAAGTAGAAGTACCGTACCTCTGAGCCTGAACAGTTCCGTGCTGTAGTTGCGGCATTCCTTTTGGCTGGCGTCGAGTTCGGCGGCAAGATCGTCGACCTTGAGCTTCCATTCGCCAATAATCTTGTCGAAGGCCTTCTGTTTCTTCTCGGCAGCGTTGGCAATTGCTGTTGCACGGTCGACCTCGATCTGCAGGTCCTCGACCTCCGTCGATAATCTCTGTTTCGTTTTCTCGAGCGCGATGACCTTCTGGTTGAGGGATTCGATGGTCTCCTCCGCTTCCGCCAAACGTGCCTGCAACTTTCTCTTAGCTTCCTCGAGTTCTTCCGCTCTTGCAACGCCCTCGGACTCGTACTTGGTACGCCACAATTGGGCCTCCGCGTTCGCCTTGCTCAGCTGCCTCTGTAGATCAGCCTTGCCCTCCGCCTCTTCCTCGACTTGTTCCCGAATGTTGTCCAGATCGTGTTCCAGGTTACGGAATTTGCCAAGCAGTGTGGCGCGTTCCCTTCCTTCCTCGTCGGCCAATCGTTTCGTGTCCTCGAGTTGCGTGGTGAGCGAGATCTTGATTTTGGAAAGCTGGCTAACTTGGGACTCGGCCTCCTCCAGTTGGCGCAGGAGGTCGCTGTTCTCGATCGACAGCTTCTTCTTGGCGGCGTCGAAGTCGTTCAGGGTGCGGTTCACCTCTTCGAGTTTACCCTGGGTCTCGTTCAATTGGTGTTGCAATTGCTTGACGATCTTCTCTTGGGCGGCCTTTGTTCGAaatgttggaaatatttaatcgaacgCCTCGAATCGATCGCTCGAGCTTCGAATTTACGTTTGGACGATCCTTCCGGAAGGATTTCGTGGCGAACGTGGAATATTTACCAGCACGATGCGATCGTGCCCAATGGAAAGACGAACGAACTCTGATAGACCGATCGGTGAACAATTTTTGATGTTAAATATCGTCCAAACGTCAACTCGAGCTTCAAATAGAAATGTACACACGAGGAGCAAGCTTTGCAATCTGGACACACTTTCCAACGGTGCAAGGTATGTACGAAAACATTCACGAGATTCATGGAATCTTCCTCAAACTCGTTTCCTCTCTCAGCTGCAACGGCTACCCGATGAAGCTGTTAGTTGCGTTAGTTTGCCGAATTAGGAAGGATTTTCGAACGGACGTCTTACCTTCTCGTTGCTCAGGTGGTCTACGCTCGCGCGCATGTCGTTCAATTCGCTGAAGTATTGCACCTTCTCTTTCTCAACCCTGGTTTTCATTGAAACAGATTCGAAGAGAATGATTAGTGACCAGGGAGGATAAAATTAGATAGACGACATTTTGGTTACGATGAAATACATTActggaagaaatatttcaaagataTCGACGGAAACCTGAAAATTAATCACAGAGACAAGGGGAACATTTTCGTGCTCATTCCGATACGTCGAAGGTTGGACAAAAAACAATCTACGAAGAGTAACGAATCGCTGTTTagtatgaaaaagaaaaaacaaattgtAGTCCCTCCGGTCAATTACAGCGTTTGAAAACAGAATTTTGATTCCGTGCtaactctgaaagtagatcgagAACACAAAACAGGAAGAAAAGACAGACACGACAGatgatttttcaaacaaatttcgaataaacaGGGTCTCGACATTCTCGTTGTTTTTAATGTACCTTTTCGCGGGCAACCTGATCCGTCGTGGCACGAGAATTATTCAGCTCGGAGTGGATGTCATGACGGCCCTTTTCGGCTCTATTGAAAACATCGCATTACGTTCTCGATTCTTTGAAAACGTTCATCGTTACGTTAAACGcaaagtaaatttcttcgttgctAATATATATAGTTTCTACAGTCTCTAGAAAATCTTCTACACCGAGAGATCAATATTTCGGACTAAATCTTAACCTGTATAGTATCTTTCGAGTACTTCTACAAGCTGAGGAATCCGATCACGAACAGAAAGAAACATTCTTTTCTCTAATAACATAATTTCTCGTACTTGGAGACACTCGAACTCAATCGATCATTACCGTTAATCGTCGAGAATTAAAGGGTGTCCCAAATATCACCGGTAGATTTGAATTTACTCGAAAAAGTAAAGTAAGCTGTCccaattatcaccggtcgatttgaatttactTGAAAAAGTAAAGTAAGCTGTCCCAAATATCATCGGTAGATTTGAATTTACTTGGAAAAGTAAAGTAAGTTGTCccaattatcaccggtcgatttgaatttactCGAAAAAGTAAAGTAAGCTGTCCCAATTattaccggtcgatttgaatttactCGAAAAAGTAAAGTAGGCTGTCCCGTTTataaccggtcgatttactttatcAAGTAAGttcgaatcgaccggtgataataGGGACACCTTGAAGAAGTTCTAGTCCGTTCGTGTGGATGCGATATAATATCGATAAGTGTCAATGTCACCGTCTCACCTAGCCTTGAGCTTGTTGAGTGTGTCAATTTGTTCTCCCATTTCGGCAACGGCATCGTTATGCTTCTTGCGCAAGCTGGCAAGGGTAGCTTCGTGCTGAATGTTGGCTTCCTCGAGGTCCCTGCGAAGCTTGCTAAGTTCAGCCTCCCTCTTCTTGTTGAGCTCGATTTGAGCAGAGGTGGCGCCACCAGCTTCTTCGAGACGTTCGCCAAGTTCCTCAAGTTCTCGTGCAAGGTCGCTGCGTTGTTTCTCAGCTTTCACGCGAGAACCACGCTCAGCTTCGATCTTTTGTAAACAGAGACGTAGACGTTCGATGTACACTCGAGCCAATTGTGAAAACCGAAAGTACATTTCTCTTTTTCGATAAACTTACTTCttcctcgagttcttcgataCGTGCTTGCAGTTCCTTGATCTGTTTCTGTAACTTGCCGACCAAGGACTGTTCGTCTTCGAGTTTAGCGGTTAAGGACGAGAGTTCCTTGTCCTTGCGTTGGATAGTTTGCTCGAGTTCCTTCTTGTTTCTCTCGAGGTCAGCAACGGCTTCTTGTGTGAGTTTCAAGTCACCCTCAACCTTCCTCTTGGACTTCTCTACGTCAGCCCTGTGGAAAcaattatgtaaaattattaaatttaccgGTTTGCACGGTACCAAACATTAATATGAACCAATTATAACTCTTCTGTTACAGCTTCGAAGCGAATTCGTCTCGGAAAATGTATCTATCTCTTTTAAgataagaatataaagaaacattttttaaaaattctttttaaattcattttaccgtcgaaaatgtttgaaattgtaATCGTTAAAATATACTGACCGTGATTTCTTTTCACGTTCAAGGGaatcctcaagttcgtcaagagTATGCTCGAGTTTGATTTTGACTTTGTTAAGGTGGTTGACCTTGTCTTCGGCAGCCTGGAGCTCCTCGCCAGTCTTCTGGTTAACCTCACCCTGGTTCTTCTTCTCTTTGTTCAATTTGTTGATCAATTCGTCTTGGTGAGCAATCTCGTCGTTCAAGTTGCGTATTTGGTGATCCTTCGTTGCTTTGTCTTGCTCTGACTTCTGGAGATTGAGCTCGAGGTCTTCGATGTCTTTTTTCAAACCAGCTACCTCCTGTTCGAGTTTCTTCTTATTTTGGAAGAGGTTGTTTCTTGAGTCTTCTTCTTCCTTGAATCTATCGTTAAGGTCCTGTGATAGATAAAATAAAAGTTAACGGATACTCTATGGATGCTatcgtatttttcttcgcgttGGTTCACCTTACGATAAGAGTGAACATTTTCTTAGCTGCCACTGttcgatattttcgttcgaaagtagtatCGATTCGTTGCACTTCGTTCTCAAGGGTACTCTTCAATCGATCGTATTAAATATGTTTAATAATaagaatgtattatataatttgaTCGTTGCTTCTCAATATTTTTCCTCGCGTTGGTTCACCTTACGATAAGAGTGAAACATTTTCTTAGCTACCACTGTTCGatgttttcgttcgaaagtagtatCGATTCATTCTCACGGGCACTTTTCGATCTCatcgtattaaatatatttaataataagaacgtattatataatttgATCGTTGCTTctcaatattcaataattttcagctgcagtaaaaattaattttgatcttcACAGCACGATGCATACTATTATTTAATACATCCGAGTGTTACTTTACTCCAGATCCATTGCTCGAGTATGTACACGTAATGCAACGTTGCATTACGAcgatagaaatatatatttaatagcgACTCGTGTTCGATGGAGGATTCAGTGTCGTACTCGATTAACTGGATGTATTTATATCTAACATAttcgacaaaaatattcaacaagTAGTCCACTTGGTCCCGATATTATTATACAGGCTTAAAAATATTGCGTTACGACGATGCGGATGAATTGAGTAAACATAAACAAGTAGAATCATCTGGCAAGCTGAGATGATGCGTGGGTGTTGAATCATTCGTTACAAGAAGAAGGCTAGTTCATGGAAGTGGCTTTCGATCCAAGGACGCGAAGAACGTCAAAGAACATCTCGAGGAGTCTACCACGAAGTGGAAAATCAGCAACACTGATGTTCGATGAtactaaataaatattactttttaaaGGATTTGCGAACCACCGTGTTAGAATCGCAAAAAAAATGATTCATGCTCGAAGAAACGCGAGCTTTCGAGTATTATAGCGTATCGTTATGATATcacttattatttattaaccgtTACGGTGAATCACAGACCTCTGGTGGAAAGTATTGCATCATTCGTTTACCTAACACCTTTAGAAATAACtgttcgtattatttttactttcgtatAAATAGCAATTGCACGAAAATGTAATTATCTCAATTGGAGAGTATAAATAACAGTGTAAGTTACCAAATGCCGTAGAAATAATACTAAAAGAATAgttaaaattgttcgaacgaaacgtgaaTAAATTCATTTACTCGCCGGAAGTAAACATTCGTCGCAAGGTGTATTTAATGCTACATTATCAAACTGAACGAACTTCAAATTAAATCGAATACATTGTTGCgtgttatttattatattggctatttcgtattaattattttatcatcgtaccttttctttttttacgcatATCGATAAAGTTCACGAGACCTTTTCGGAAGATTACTCAAGATTCCTGTCACGCGATTGttttgcaacgaagaaagacgtcGTTCGAGTGGTGcacgaaaatggaaaaaaaagattACCGATGATATCGAACGGTCATTGTCTTCCATCGATTCCGTTTTCAAGATTTTATCATCCCGATGTTGACACAATCCTCTTAAATAAAGTTCAGAAGTCTAACTCGGACCAATATTATCCACGATCGTCTCGTCGACCACACGATCGttttgcaacgaagaaagacgtcGTTCGAGTGGTGCACGAAAATGGCAAAAAAAATTACCGATGATATCGAACGGTCATTGTCTTCCATCGATTCCGTTTTCAAGATTTTATCGTCCCGATGTTGACACGATCCTCTTAAATGAAACACGAATTGTACGAACACGAGTTACGAAGATTCAGCCACGACAATAACACCCGATGTAGGGTAAACGCAACCGAGATAATTCCGTAAAGTTAAAAGACGAAGCGAAAGTACCCTAGACGGAGGTACTTTAATCGATTCGAGACGAAGAGGATCTCTCGAACGAAGACGTACGGTCAAGAAGTTCCACGATGACGCATATAAGTGTACCGACGTATAAATACATCTTACACCTGTTACCTCCTTCGTTTTCTCGGCTGTTCCAGCGCATAGCCACGCCCACTTTTAATAACCTGGAATCTGGGATCGACGGTGGCTAAATTTGGCTCCTTTAAGGTAGGGGAAAGCTGTTCAATGTTTCCTCTCCCCGACAACCGCGTTAAGCCAGTTTAAACGATTTTTTCTGTTATTCTACTACTTTCCTCCCTAGCCGAGCCGCGCGCGGCGTCGCGTTAATTACAAATTTACTTCCTGCTATCGCGAATATCTCGTACGAGTTCAACCGGCTCGCGATAAAATCGACCCGCGGAGCTATTGATAGGGCTTTACGGTCGTTCATTTAGTTCCTTAACGAACGGTTGAACGAAAAGGGGCCTCGTCTTGAAATTGCACTCGACTCACAGAGAGATCCGCTAATCTCTCCGTACCATTAGTAACAGGTATAAATATCGAAAACGTGAACGCGTATTGCTCCTTGGAAAAACGATGCGCGTAACGATCGATCCGGATTCAGAGTTTCAAATATTCTAACATCGAgcgagaaaatttttttccatgcGTAAACGATTGTCTAAAAGTTACTCCTCGGTTGTAGAAAGTCACAGGCTATTTGAATTATTAAATGGTTTAAATTGTAACAACGTTCTCCCAACGGGGAATAAAACGTGTAAGAATACGGTTAGTGAAGAATTTCATCGTTTAATAATCGTGAGgatattattgtaatttaaattttaaacttgctacaaaaatttttctATCGCAGATTGTACGCTTGGGTACGTCCGAAGAGGACTGGGAGCAACGCGGTCGAAAGCGAAAGAAGCacgtaaatatgtaaataaatttgttactCGGTATCGTCGCGTTTTAAACTGTTATTGCGGTGTTAAATATTCGCGAGTTACTCGCACGATATTTATTACGCTTCTCTTTTCAACGTTGCGTTTCGTAAAAGTGTCGTCCGCTTGATCGAACCGCGACGATCTCGTAATTTTCGACACGTGGCTGCTCGATATCATTTATCGCTCGATCTTGGCGATTCTCTCCCCATAAATTCGACGTTACGGACAGAATGGTCGCGATAGTCGTGCGTATGAGCCATTTCCTGTCCGCACAAAGAGGTCTCGAAAGACGCACGAAGCGATCCTAAATTCAATCTCGAAACGAGCCTGCGACAGTCCAACTGGTGTCAACAGAAAATATGTGCTGGTCGCCGGTTTAAAAGGCACCCGTTAAAAATAGTCTGGAATTCTGGAACGAGCCTCGGTTCCCCACGATGTAaccaaactcccctttctcgagaATCACTTTCGTTACGAATTCTTATGTATCTTCGTGAGCTGTCCGCAAACCCGAGACTCGGAACGTGACAGCGAAGAAATAGTTACCGTCACGGTAGGTTACACGTTAATTCGTATGATAAAGTTACATCGATATCACAAATTGTTTTTCATTGAATtttcgaaagagaaataatcttcgtctttgaaaatattctacaacAGATATTCATCCGTTTCGATTTGTTCtcccttttcatttttttataaatcgatGATTGCATTCTGATCTGTCAAGCTTTTCATCGAATCTGTGATACAATTCTCTGTCGAGTAGTTAGGTTAATCTCAATAGTAACTTTCTGTATCAACGATTATAAAGATCCAATTTCTTTACCATCTTATCTAAATATTTAATACTACTATTTCCTGGAAAACTTCGTCCTCTTATTGGAACTGTTTTTCACCGTATGCGAACATTTTACAATCGTTTGTATCAATCAGCAGGTTACTGTATCCTTTTCACTTCGGTAGTTAGTtactttttgtataaaattgccAAATGGAATGTTTTTCTTAGCTTCGGACTTTTACCGATATATTTAAACGAAGAACCAATTTAACTacgttttattcattttttatacatCGAGAAAGATCCAAAATCAAAATTAACTATCGTGCCGATATTGGTTctatcgattattattttatataaaaaaaaagtgacCGAAATAATCTTTGGAAATGTTAAACATCGATGGAATAAAAAGATTCGGGCGCGTCGTCTCGAAAACAGGGCGGAGAAATAATAAGAGAGACcggaatgaaaaagaaattgtgAGGACTGAAAAAACAACACTCGGCTGCTATAATTTTAGAACGAATGCAGGAAACGACCGAATATGTATGGCGATAAAGCTGAATGATTCGTCGCCGAAGAAAAATAGCGCGCGACGAGCGGTGAAGTCAGACACGGGTCTGACTAATGATGCGCCCTCGCTACTTTGTGGCTGCGCTTCTTGCGCAACGACGATGTATCAACTCTTGTCAGGTGCATCATTCCCGGTAACCCGAGCCAGATTCATTTAAATTATGATCGGACACCGGTGGTGCTCGAATTTCAAGCTTTCCCAAAAAAAACTCTCTTGGACGTTCGCGTTTGGAAGCCGATCGTCTCCTAATTTTACTTCTGTAATCTATGGATTTTAGATTTCGCGTAGTAAATTAACACGCTACTCTCGTTAATTAGAAATTCCAGACGcgagttttttgttttttgttttttttgtttggaGAAATTAGCGCGTAAATTAATACACGTTTGATCTTTCGTAGAGATCGTACGTTTCTCCTTCGAGAAGAAAACGCTTGGAAATTCTTTTTTTGGAAAActtcatatttttctaaaaattaacaTCCCCGAATGTACGATTCATGATAGGTATAAATTAAAATCAGGATATTTTTCGTCCATGAATTGctagaaattaattaatattttctggGTATACTCGAGAGAAAGTTTACTTTCCATACCAAtgatgaaaaatgtttaaccgttcgatcgaacgcgatgtTTCTAcggtttttcgaaaaatattttcggatAGGTATGCAGGAAATGATCTCGAGGGAAAGCTATTCGCAGCttcatattataaataaatatccagCGAAGTTTCTCCGCCTGTTATTCTTTTCGGTATTTAaagctttcgtttcttcgtattttcccgtatatttttctttctaatcTGTTTTTATTAACTGCAGCCGTAACGCACGAATGTCCACGGTGGAATTTCGAATCATTGAGAA
The sequence above is drawn from the Ptiloglossa arizonensis isolate GNS036 chromosome 1, iyPtiAriz1_principal, whole genome shotgun sequence genome and encodes:
- the Mhc gene encoding myosin heavy chain isoform X11, which codes for MPKPKPQEGEDPDPTPYLFVSLEQKRIDQTKPYDAKKACWVPDEKEGYVLGEIKATKGDVVTVGLPGGESKDFKKDQLQQVNPPKYEKCEDMSNLTYLNDASVLHNLKQRYYAKLIYTYSGLFCVAINPYKRFPVYTSRCAKLYRGKRRNEVPPHIFAISDGAYVNMLTNSENQSMLITGESGAGKTENTKKVIAYFATVGASTKKADDANQKKGSLEDQVVQTNPVLEAFGNAKTVRNDNSSRFGKFIRIHFGPSGKLAGADIETYLLEKARVISQQSLERSYHIFYQMMSGSVAGLKDMCCLSNNIQDYYFVSQGKTTIPNVDDGEECLLTDQAFDVLGFTQEEKNDIYKITAAVMHMGGMKFKQRGREEQAEADGTEEGERVAKLLGCDCADLYKNLLKPRIKVGNEFVTQGRNKDQVAYSVGAMSKAMFDRLFKWLVKKCNETLDTKQKRQHFIGVLDIAGFEIFDFNSFEQLCINFTNEKLQQFFNHHMFVLEQEEYTKEGIQWEFIDFGMDLLACIELIEKPMGILSILEEESMFPKATDKTFEEKLNNNHLGKSPNYLKPKPPKPGQQAAHFAIGHYAGNVPYNITGWLEKNKDPLNDTVVDQFKKSANKLLVEIFADHPGQSGDTGGGGGGKGGRGKKGGGFSTVSSSYREQLNNLMTTLRATQPHFVRCIIPNEMKQPGVIDSHLVMHQLTCNGVLEGIRICRKGFPNRMVYPDFKLRYMILAPAAMAAESDPKKAAQACFESIGLDPESYRIGHTKVFFRAGVLGQMEEFRDERLSKIVSWMQAYIRGYLSRKDFKRLQEQRLALVVVQRNLRKYLQLRTWPWWKLWQKVKPLLNVTRIEDELAALEEKARKAQEAFEKEEKLRKELEEQNTKLAAERNALQRQLDGEKGSLSEYMEKSLKLAAQKADLESQLQDLNDRFKEEEDSRNNLFQNKKKLEQEVAGLKKDIEDLELNLQKSEQDKATKDHQIRNLNDEIAHQDELINKLNKEKKNQGEVNQKTGEELQAAEDKVNHLNKVKIKLEHTLDELEDSLEREKKSRADVEKSKRKVEGDLKLTQEAVADLERNKKELEQTIQRKDKELSSLTAKLEDEQSLVGKLQKQIKELQARIEELEEEIEAERGSRVKAEKQRSDLARELEELGERLEEAGGATSAQIELNKKREAELSKLRRDLEEANIQHEATLASLRKKHNDAVAEMGEQIDTLNKLKARVEKEKVQYFSELNDMRASVDHLSNEKAAQEKIVKQLQHQLNETQGKLEEVNRTLNDFDAAKKKLSIENSDLLRQLEEAESQVSQLSKIKISLTTQLEDTKRLADEEGRERATLLGKFRNLEHDLDNIREQVEEEAEGKADLQRQLSKANAEAQLWRTKYESEGVARAEELEEAKRKLQARLAEAEETIESLNQKVIALEKTKQRLSTEVEDLQIEVDRATAIANAAEKKQKAFDKIIGEWKLKVDDLAAELDASQKECRNYSTELFRLRGAYEEGQEQLEAVRRENKNLADEVKDLLDQIGEGGRNIHEIEKARKRLEAEKDELQAALEEAEAALEQEENKVLRSQLELSQVRQEIDRRIQEKEEEFENTRKNHQRALDSMQASLEAEAKGKAEALRMKKKLEADINELEIALDHANKANAEAQKNIKRYQQQLKDVQTALEEEQRARDEARELLGISERRANALQNELEESRTLLEQADRGRRQAEQELADCHEQLNELGAQNASISAAKRKLEAELQTLHSDLDELLNEAKNSEEKAKKAMVDAARLADELRAEQDHAQTQEKLRKALETQIKELQVRLDEAEANALKGGKKAIQKLEQRVRELENELDGEQRRHADAQKNLRKSERRIKELSFQADEDRKNHERMQDLVDKLQQKIKTYKRQIEEAEEIAALNLAKFRKAQQELEEAEERADLAEQAITKFRTKGRGGSAARGLSPAPHRSAFKPQLDGSAFPPRFDLQPDGEL